The Canis aureus isolate CA01 chromosome X, VMU_Caureus_v.1.0, whole genome shotgun sequence region GGGAGTTGAAGAAATCTCACACAGGCAGTGGCAAGTTGTGGTTGTGGACGGCAGTCTCGGATCACTGGATTTTAGcctaaaagaaacagaatttggCGAGAGGCCGAAGCCCATGACTGAGCCAAGAACATACAGCCATCCTCTGGTGCAGCTCTGTCACATTCTTCTCTTATTCAACCCTCATAACTACCTGGTGGGCCAGATAGGGCGAATCTTCATTTAACACCTGAAGACAGGCCCACAGTGCAGGAATCACCACAGGTCACACACAGCACAGCAGGCACAGATCAGCCCTAGAATACAGATCTCCTTTGGGTTTGGGGCCAGGATTGACTTCGAGACTACCACAGCCTTTGTTAAACCAGGGAGCCAATACACAAAGTCCAGAATGttcaagaaaaaagggaaaggggaaaatacATACAATTGACTTAAAATAGACCAAAACAGTTTATTGCAGTTATCAGACTGCGTTTAGGGTGTTTCTGCCAGAATGCCTCCTCAATGCTATTCTTGGACACTTGAAATAGGGTGGCCTCCTCCTGATTTTGAGTCCTTTTCATCTCACATACACTGCTCTCAGATTCTGCCTAAAGACTAAACAGTTGCCCTCTTAGGCTTTGAACTTTGGGTGCAAGataaggaatggaaggaaaacaaTGCCACCCTTTATGGCCTTCTGCAAATATGAGAGGAGGAAGTTTTTGATCTCTTGTAAGTCATGGTGACATTGCTTTTTGGAAGCCACCCCAACACCAAGCCCTACTAGAAAGTGACAGTTAAAATTACATGCTTGCTCCTTTTTGTCCTTTCCAAACTGCTGCTACAATCCACGAAGAAGTTGTAAAAATCTATTCAGCAGGCTGTgatcagaattaaaaaaattattacaatgaaatagaaagtaCCAGAAACAACTTACAAGTAGTAGGCATGAGTTTTCTTTTGAACATTTAGTTTGTTACATTTATGCATCTGTGTGATGGGTTGTGATATTTCATACTTATTGTGTGTTAGAGCAAAACCTTTGAAAGCCACTGATCTAGAAGATGCATATGCCTCAATCCAGATGAAAGCTGTATCCTAAGACCCCTTCATCGGATATGTTACTCCAAGATGTTCCCTCTTTTTAGTGCTTCTCTAGGAAGCAAGACTGACCTATATGGTCCATAGATGGTCACCGAGAACTCTTTTACAGAAAGCTGCATTTGACAAAAGGGTGGAAAATATTAGAATACAGTGGTTTGATAGCTAAGTGTTtggatgaaatattttcattgtacAGAGCCAACTGTTAAATCCAAAAGCCAACTATGTCCTACCACTTCCCCCTAGATATTTATCCTTTATACCATGTTTGTCTTTTATATaccttgtattatttttattatatacccCTGTattatcacatgccctccttaatgcctgtcacccagttaccccatcccccacccacctcctctccagcaaccctcagttcgtttcctagagttacaagtctctcatgctttgtcttcctgtctgatttttttccattcagtttcCGCTCCTTTTGTTATGGTCCCAATGGATAAATACCCcatattaaataacaaaaatctgcAAGTGAAGTTCCCTTCTACTGAATTTCCTGCCTCAGTAGTTTTCAGTCAATTCAGCAATATTCCAGAATAAGACAACTCATGGTATCTTCTTGCTTTTGGACTGCTTGCTCCTTTCCCAAACACCACATATGCCCTTTAACCTCACTGGGATTATCTTTTTTGACACATCCTGTATTACCAGGTAATTTCCAAAAACCAGGCACATGTTAAGACTACAATTCAACAAGGCTCATGCATGTTTAAATAAGGTCTGTAGCTCTTCCAGCCATACAAAGCTAGTCGTACAAGTAACTTGAAAGAATCGGGAGTCATGAGTTACTAGCTCACAGCCTTTTCCTTTCACTATGCccaaatctatttatttacttattttaaattcaattaaaatataagtgcattagtttcatatgtagaattcagtgattcatcagttgtatacaacacccagtgttcattctaTCATGTGATCTCtgtaatgcccatcatccagtcacatGACCACAGATTTAGACCTAAGTAGACTCCTAATCATTTTTAGAGAGGAAATACGTTACTGCACTTCATCAGTATTATTATTGAAGAGGCCATTGATTGTGAGATGTGCCGGTATTTTTGGTACAACTGAGAAAAGGGGGGGGAAGCCAATTAAACTATGATTTGGCAGAAATTTAGGATCCATACCAATTTCAGGGATATTTAATTGTGAAAAATAAGTGTATTtgtgaagaaatgaaaagtggTAGATAGTTTCAAGGGCTGTTGCCTCTTCTCACTCCCATCCAAGTGCCTAGTGacttatttttaatgtagaaTTGACACTACTGGAACCATTCTTTCTGGAAACCAACTGTCTTTTGGCTTAACTGCCTGCTGACCCCAGCATTTGGGCTAAAGTTTCCCAAGGTTAAAATTTCCAACATCTCACCAGAAACCTCACCGCTACCTCAAACAGATGATCCCGTGAGTGATTATTTGGTAGGAAAAGAACAAGGTGAACTAGAGAGAAGACAAAATCTAGGTTGTCAACCACTGTTATCAACATtctattgtgtttgttttttaatctgaaaaactTTATATTGTAAAGAACTACCTCTTCTGgcgtctcaaaaaaaaaaaatcaaaagacctTAAAACAAGCTTGAGAAAACTTGTCACaaggcaaattttatttttttcaagttacaAAAATATGTGCATGTCAAAAATACAGTCTTAGTCCATACAAGAGTAGTTCCAGCCATTTAAAAGTTATACAGAGTTTGGAAAGAGCAATGCATACAGAAGTCTTAAAACATACAATATAACCACTCAATTCAGTTATTGCTAGTTATATGCAGCTTTTTACTTGAGATTGTTCTCTACCAGGGAAAGGTCAGTGTTAGGCACTGATTATTTGCTGCTGAAGGCATAGATGTAAACAGCCattctaaaatgagaataagCTCACTCTGAGTAGACTATAATGTTTAAGTTTTGATCAGCAGTATAAGAGACTGTGGGTCTAAATTTCAGTTCCACCCCCTTTTCCAATATTTAATTCTATTCTGTTAACACATCAGAAGTGAAACATGCAGTTTGGGTCAAGGGTAAAGGAACTTCTGCTTTCCAAAGTAAGCGATAAGAAACCTTATATTTGAGTTGCAATGGAGAAACGAAGCTGGCACCTTTCACTTAAAAACACCGAAATGATGAACAAAAGCATGgagaaaactttaaagttttacAAAAAACAAAGCTAGCCTTTTCTCTTTATATGTCAAGATATAACATGAATCAATTTGTTCTTTTGAAGTGTAGGGGCTTATGAAAATCTGCTGTCCTCtatttgctctttaaaaagaCAGAGCTAGCCACATGACAGGAACATGCCTTACAATAGTTCTATTTGctcaacagaaaaacaaatcatattaaataattttaactttaaataagtaaaaaagaaagaaaaacacagccaACAGTGTAAAACACAGAAGAAATCACTTATTTCAGGGGGTGGGTAATACATAGGAGACTTCTGGCCTGAAGTTCACATGGAAGACTTAGAAGTGAAGAGTGTCCCGAAGAGAGAGCAATGGCTTGGTTTCCCACTTTCCTGTCAGACCCTGCAGGGTCAGGGTTATTGCTTCTCACACGTAGGACCATTTAGAAGGCTAATTTATGACTTAAATCCTAAAAATAGGCTACATTTTTAGGAGGTAGAAAACAAGTACCAAACATTTACCATTTGGCCACCGTTCTTATTTTTTGGCCAACCTTGGATCTCTCCATTTCTCACTCCCCATTCTCCCATTAAAGCTATGAGTCCTACTATCATTTGTTACCTAAAGTTACAAACTTGGAGCTGCCAAGAGAAATCTTTTTAAGTAGTTCTGCTTTTAAATCACTGAGTAATACAATACTCAAGTATCAACTGGGAACGTTTTAGTAGATTCACTCTGTAAGAAAACATGCCAACATAAAACACTTAACACGAAGAAAGACTACCGAACATCTCTACGTGCTAGTATGTCAGAGTAGCTATGCGCAAACCTAAATTAGTAATGCCTTCACTGAATGGATTTGGAAAAGCCTTACATTACAATTGCATTACCAGCAATACTGAAAATAGGTATGTGTCTTACTAAGAAATTAAGCTAGTAACAATGACCAAAAAACTCCACTTTTTCCCAGAGAGTTACTTTGTGCTGATATCCCATAGATAGTATTacaaaagaatttcatttttgcAATAGGCTGGGCTCACAGTGAGTATATTAATACAGAGACCATGTGTACAGTATTACTGTAAGAATGTTATTAGTGAAATGTATATAAGGCATGTAAAAAACTAGCATTAAAGCTTTTAAGGGCAATGATCCAAACAGGCAGCTGCTAAAAAAGGTGCTGCTAGgaataaaaaaagtattaaagaaaACAGAGTTTCAGCACTTATTAGTTTATAGTGCTTCCATAATGAAATGAATTACTTcacataaatttctgttgctggAACTAATGGACCAAAGAAGAATGGACTTTTGCCCCCTTTTAAGTACTAGCCCAATCTTGGAAACGGAAGCAATCACTTGCAATCTTCCACACAGTGTTGTTAGGAGTAGACTGGGCAGTCAGCAGGAAGTTCTGGTTGAAGTAGTGTTGTTTGTTTCCATCAAACTTCACAATTCCACTGGTCACAACGAGAACTGTAGTCTGGGCCTGAGTAGCTTGCTCTTTGCccacatagaaaaaaagagataaaaaaaataaataaataaaaaaaaaaaaaaaaaaagagatcagttTCTATCTCTAAGCAGATTTTCCGGCTTAAACTACGTTGCTTCAAACACAACACAGAAAAAACCTTTCATAAACTTTCTTTGCCTTGAGGACAATATTGAGCATGTGCCCCTAGAGGTAGAAAATTATCATTTCAaagcatattaaaattatttttagtccaGAAGGATTTAGGGTAAAGTTTCAAAATGAAGAGCTTATACCCAGCACAGGACCATTCGGTTACTGTATTCATTAATATTTCACAGGGCTTCTAACAGAGCTTTTTCTTATGCTTTCTTAAGCTatgaaggggggaaaaatcacCCTAAACTACTACTTCTGACACTTAGGACCCTACCTAGAGGTTAATCTTACATATCGCATCAATCTACTTTGAACCAAATTCTCTCTTGCCAAATCATTTTTTCGTGTAACAGAATAAATTTCTTCCATCAAATTTCAGCAGgttttaagataataaaacatattaatCAGATattggtataatttttttctggaaacattTCAAGGTACAAAACGCAGCTGTTTATATAGGGACAAGGGATAATTGGTCTTCTCCCATCAACCAAAATCCCATTAAGCCTTAATTTCTCACTAACTTCTAATAAACCATAAGCACACAATCCATCAAAACCTACTTGCGGTCCTCTGGAATGAGATGGAACTAAAGGAAGACCAAAAGTTTGATCtgactgaatttttcatttttaagttgttCAAAGAGTAATTGCTTCTATGGCTAAAAGTTGCTTGCTGCTTTTGGTGTTCAAGCTCAGTGCTCACTAAAGGAAAAAAGACGACACTGAAAGACCATGGTCTTACCATGAACTGGTTGGCAATCTAACATATTGACCTGGAACTCACTAGAAGGCAACATCTCAAAAAAATTAGCTAGGGCCTCCAGCCCTGTAACAACATTTCCATTCCATATTAAAGTGGCCTTCTCCAGATACAGCCGGGTTAgtgccttaaagaaaaaaaaaagggaaaaaatggtaaAGATTTCTGTTCCTGGGGAAGCATTTTATAGAAATGGATCGAAGGGTTACAGGAGGCATATAGACATTTCCATGGTTCTACCTACCTCCATCTCCTCTCTCCTcagcgcccctcccctcccactagAAGATAACGGGAACAAAGCATATGCCTTATCACCTTGACTTTAATAGATATCATCTCACTTTAGCCATGAAAACACTGTGCATCCAAACTAAAAGAGGGTTTTAGAGTTTTACTTTGTTtgctaaaatgaattaaatgattaCAAGCTTCAACCCAAACCAGTTTTAGTCTCCCTTTAGTTTCCAGTTCTGAGAATTCAAGATGTCAATCAGATTCCACCGGTACACTTCAGCCCTAGTGTTTATATACACGTGAGCCACTTAATGTTTGAGCCATTTGATGTCCTATGTTTTAGGAAAAATTCCTTTTACTACTACTCAAACAGCCTATTTTGTTCAAAGGAATCAAAAGTACTTGCCAATGCAGTCTTTGCTAAGTCAGGTAAGTTAAGGCCCAGATAAAGCAAAATTCAACAGTTAACCCCTTAGGCACAAGAGTTAGTTACAGGAGTTAAGCGTCACAGGACACATTTGCTTAATCCTAAAATTTCACTTGGATTAAAAGAACAGCCTGTTATCTGGACTCTGGTAATAAAACTATGTTGCCttttttttgctgctttatttttgaaagcagcaagacacaataAACATCCATTGTCAGGCCCTTGCCCTTGTGCTGTACCAGAAGCTTCTTTTAtcttctaccttaaaaaaatagaaattcttagaGATTAATTTCTGTACATGCAGCATAAAGGAAAGCTCTCTAAAACAATCTTATGCCAATAAGAGACCTAGGCAAGACTCCAGCACATACTGAAAGTTAACTTAGAAGATAGGACTCAAGGATAAATCACAACAAAAAAAGCTGATGAAGTAACTTGCTCTGTTGAAAACTTAAAGTATCCAAGCCATGTGGATCCTGTTTGTGAGTGCCAACTACAGCTTTGAGCTTTAAtcagaaattaataatatatgaaattaaacAGTTCAAGGAACATTCCCTGTAATGGCACACTCCTTCACTAGCACTGATACTGTTTTAAGTATACTGGCTGAATGACAGCGTTAAAAAAGGTAACATATTTGAGTAAATATATGTCAAACCCCATGTCAAGTGCAGTAAGTTAATTCCCATTTACTCTCCCTAAAACTAGAGAATAAGAGAGATTAAcaatttacccaaggtcacagagttagGTAAATGCAAAGCTGAGAGAGGGACTCCAGAGCCCACATTTCCAGAGTATCATAATCAATCCTTCCCTTAAAAAATGCACTTTTAAAGAACAAGCCCACAGTTATCACTTATGCAAGTCAGATGACTGGATGgctacaaaaagacaaaaagcaaaacaaaaaaccctggtaCTTAACAAAGTGTAGTAGAGTCTATAAGGCTCACCCGTCTTCTTTTGTCCATTGTCTCATAGTAAATATTGACAAATTCCTCAGCAGCTCTACATGCCTGATCTACGTGAGTTTTAAAGTCCTATAAGAAAAAATTCAGAAGTGCACATTACCACCCCTCCAACTCCTAACAAAGAGAAAACGAACAAAAGCTGGTCACGTATTTCAATCACTTTGTAGCTGCATACACAGTTCACATTCTTCCATCGATATTTGGACATTATAAAGGTCAGGGTTCAAAAGTTTccagtttttttattttcccccattttaaagTACATGTGTTTAGGACATACTCATCCCTCAATagtgaatttttttctcatttcaaatatGAATTTATGTTTGCTTGGTAACTGGTACTGGAAGTACCTTACGCTTCCAATCTCTTACAAAACATTCACCTTAAAAAAACGATGTGGTCTGAACCTTATAaagggcagggtggtggtggaagTGCTGAATTCCCTCTTTAAGCCAGAACTCAGGACAAAGAGTTactcagtgggggaaaaaatggagtaTAAAACGAAGTTCGATGAAATGCTTGAAAAACTATATAGTTAGGAAACTTCTACACATGACGGAAAAATTCACCGGCATTTGTAAAGAATTGTCGAACCGAAGGAGAGAAATGCTGTTGGGGTTTTTCTTCTGCCGGATGATTTAATAGGTACCTTTCTCCCAGCCATTCGCCGAGCCCAGCCTATTATTTGAATTAAGAATCCGTTTCATTTCCCTGTCAGGATATCGAAAGTCATTCAGAGAGGGAGATGATAGAGAATAAAAAATCGCAAGCCATAAACAGACCCCAACATTTCCGCTTCCCGCCAACTCTCATCTCGGGGTCCTTGGCAGCAACCGAAAGGGACTGCACGGACGCCaaggggtgggggcggcgggggaatCTGTGGGCTCGCGACCCAAGGGGGCTACAGAAAGcgggccccgccccggagcccagCGGGCCCGGCCCTGATTCGCCACGGGACCACGTGACCACCAGGCTGCCCGCCCCAGCGCCCCTCCCCTCAGCTGCCCGAGCCGCGGCGCCCCGGCACCCTGCAGTGGCCCCGGCACTCACCACAGACGTGGCCATGAGGGACCCCGAAGCAGCTTGTTCCGGCAGTGGCGGCGTCACTACCTCTTCACGTGTCGGGCGCCCTCGGCTGCTGCAGGACCAAAATTTAGGAAGACAGCTAAACCCGCCAAACGCCGAATTCTCTACCCGCCCATTCTCTCCCGGAAGTAGCTCGGTCCGTTGTTAAAAGCACCCCGATGTTCCAACCTTAAGTACACTTCCTTCAGTTCCGACCGTACCCTCCCATCTGCCTCCTCTA contains the following coding sequences:
- the NXT2 gene encoding NTF2-related export protein 2 isoform X1 codes for the protein MRRFRRDWAHRRDSGRYQRRREYFDEPETSYSSSRGRPTREEVVTPPLPEQAASGSLMATSVDFKTHVDQACRAAEEFVNIYYETMDKRRRALTRLYLEKATLIWNGNVVTGLEALANFFEMLPSSEFQVNMLDCQPVHEQATQAQTTVLVVTSGIVKFDGNKQHYFNQNFLLTAQSTPNNTVWKIASDCFRFQDWAST
- the NXT2 gene encoding NTF2-related export protein 2 isoform X2 — translated: MATSVDFKTHVDQACRAAEEFVNIYYETMDKRRRALTRLYLEKATLIWNGNVVTGLEALANFFEMLPSSEFQVNMLDCQPVHEQATQAQTTVLVVTSGIVKFDGNKQHYFNQNFLLTAQSTPNNTVWKIASDCFRFQDWAST
- the NXT2 gene encoding NTF2-related export protein 2 isoform X4 codes for the protein MDKRRRALTRLYLEKATLIWNGNVVTGLEALANFFEMLPSSEFQVNMLDCQPVHEQATQAQTTVLVVTSGIVKFDGNKQHYFNQNFLLTAQSTPNNTVWKIASDCFRFQDWAST
- the NXT2 gene encoding NTF2-related export protein 2 isoform X3, translating into MAGRKDFKTHVDQACRAAEEFVNIYYETMDKRRRALTRLYLEKATLIWNGNVVTGLEALANFFEMLPSSEFQVNMLDCQPVHEQATQAQTTVLVVTSGIVKFDGNKQHYFNQNFLLTAQSTPNNTVWKIASDCFRFQDWAST